A region from the Maniola jurtina chromosome 20, ilManJurt1.1, whole genome shotgun sequence genome encodes:
- the LOC123875949 gene encoding dynein light chain Tctex-type 5-A-like isoform X1 gives MSKEYRRRISSNKISGLVNNRCGSNKQKMQVRTYQPTYQLHSRKRFNIEDVEKTLQRIVTSELEEVEYSDKTAADLCLSLTENIRTAIKEENYDRYRIIVVVSIGQRRQQSVHVFHSFLWDHERDGYVSYNFENCHMFANVVVYGIYFD, from the exons ATGTCAAAAGAATATCGAAGACGAATTTCTTCGAATAAAATTAGCGGTCTTGTTAACAACCGATGTGGAAGTAACAAACAGAAAATG CAGGTGCGAACTTATCAACCTACTTATCAATTACATTCAAGAAAACGCTTCAATATTGAAGACGTCGAAAAAACCCTACAGCGTATTGTAACATCGGAATTAGAGGAGGTGGAATATAGTGATAAGACCGCTGCAGACCTGTGCCTCAGCTTGACAGAAAATATTAGGACAGctataaaagaagaaaattatGACAG GTATAGAATAATCGTAGTCGTGAGCATAGGCCAGCGGAGGCAGCAGAGCGTTCACGTGTTCCACTCGTTCCTATGGGACCACGAGCGCGACGGATATGTCTCCTACAACTTTGAGAATTGCCACATGTTTGCTAATGTCGTTGTGTATGGAATCTACTTTGATTAA
- the LOC123875949 gene encoding dynein light chain Tctex-type 5-A-like isoform X2, translated as MSKEYRRRISSNKISGLVNNRCGSNKQKMVRTYQPTYQLHSRKRFNIEDVEKTLQRIVTSELEEVEYSDKTAADLCLSLTENIRTAIKEENYDRYRIIVVVSIGQRRQQSVHVFHSFLWDHERDGYVSYNFENCHMFANVVVYGIYFD; from the exons ATGTCAAAAGAATATCGAAGACGAATTTCTTCGAATAAAATTAGCGGTCTTGTTAACAACCGATGTGGAAGTAACAAACAGAAAATG GTGCGAACTTATCAACCTACTTATCAATTACATTCAAGAAAACGCTTCAATATTGAAGACGTCGAAAAAACCCTACAGCGTATTGTAACATCGGAATTAGAGGAGGTGGAATATAGTGATAAGACCGCTGCAGACCTGTGCCTCAGCTTGACAGAAAATATTAGGACAGctataaaagaagaaaattatGACAG GTATAGAATAATCGTAGTCGTGAGCATAGGCCAGCGGAGGCAGCAGAGCGTTCACGTGTTCCACTCGTTCCTATGGGACCACGAGCGCGACGGATATGTCTCCTACAACTTTGAGAATTGCCACATGTTTGCTAATGTCGTTGTGTATGGAATCTACTTTGATTAA
- the LOC123875944 gene encoding fanconi-associated nuclease 1-like isoform X2 — MSQKEQSKLDRFFKVKHIVSAPTTTLMPGNKKRLNLSLSRTPMKSPKLLLEDHSVPAVIDLTSDDEMRDADELNCSGTSATSNSSNTTITYSPAYNTSPGTPKLLSPSPKKKFYSPSKKRQLAIKSPVKAKRNLSLSLGSQDVKDEEFKEKTKGVDDKTIFLMKIVNECLNDRNLRLLISEKSLELFEKYMQAKPPGQRIVCRLYWQVEQWCRWNKIKNNACGNKEKKEKKEKQERTNIDSKVDIDDPVIQDVLNYLIENGFIAVAQYNGEKHDLNFDEMVKIVSREELEEICKGFKIKEKNKAKGIQLLKNFMQQKTNIASYFGGRSNNESRLLKVLGAKAGKCYKLADQARQALNELYILMYLGMNYSIISDKNLEQMLLNEKSQRESYPVDVELLDNASVVFKNRLEFERYLNAHSIYGDFLAKTELKERCRIIESVFGLFKAIDNDEMMTYKSLPVWLRRFTPAYIFVKILGEGITDLKRDKTKATLIHDILSALIEQNVFRQHKKAHWIAEKALVLDKFLGDADQAAKVLLEGFSSNLPTEAEQLLYPRALRLAKRKTNKIDVVTADKIAVYAQKVANWEKEISARHIYKVPMDNYGKGKLKFEAIVDGARTKLSVEEYCIHHYIHVDSMYTHGGHWEGRIVTTFFFLLFWDIIYARLRGVRGLFLSRYQAHPLDLYTDSFYANRQLLIEDRLKEIEKSTEGDMLARMQATWDNRPETEISGINRSIGWDNVSAVAACLGPRRVAVLCRRLATRYHYAHSGFPDLTLWNVHTKQIVFVEVKTDSDKPSMKQMQWMHYLKDNKINVEFCYVGVHTKSARSRNCGEMEYSEDDADD, encoded by the exons ATGAGTCAAAAGGAACAATCGAAATTAgataggttttttaaagttaaGCATATTGTATCTGCACCTACCACTACACTAATGCCTGGTAATAAAAAGAGACTAAACTTATCATTATCAAGAACACCAATGAAGTCACCAAAATTGTTACTAGAGGATCATAGTGTGCCAGCAGTGATAGATTTGACAAGTGATGATGAAATGCGGGATGCAG ATGAACTTAATTGTAGCGGCACTTCTGCAACTTCTAATAGTTCGAACACTACAATTACATACAGCCCTGCATATAATACATCTCCAGGAACTCCAAAATTGCTCAGTCCATCGCcaaaaaagaaattttattcGCCTTCTAAAAAGAGACAGCTTGCTATCAAAAGTCCTGTAAAGGCAAAGCGAAATTTGAGTCTATCATTGGGATCACAAGATGTAAAGGATGAGGAATTCAAAGAAAAAACAAAAGGAGTAGATGATAAAA CAATATTCCTTATGAAAATCGTTAATGAATGCTTGAATGACAGAAATTTACGGCTACTCATAAGCGAAAAGTCGTTGgaactttttgaaaaatatatgcAAGCAAAACCTCCGGGACAAAGGATAGTATGCAGACTGTACTGGCAG GTGGAGCAGTGGTGTAGatggaacaaaataaaaaacaatgctTGTGGTaacaaagaaaagaaagaaaaaaaagaaaagcaagAAAGAACAAATATTGATTCCAAAGTTGACATTGATGACCCCGTTATACAGGATGTGTTGAATTATCTCATTGAAAATGGCTTTATTGCGGTGGCGCAGTATAATG GAGAAAAACAcgatttgaattttgatgaaATGGTTAAGATTGTGAGTAGAGAAGAGTTGGAAGAAATATGCaaaggatttaaaataaaagaaaaaaataaagcaaagggcATACAACTATTGAAGAATTTTATGCAACAAAAGACCAACATCGCCTCATATTTTGGCGGAAGAAGTAACAACGAAAGTCGCCTTTTGAAGGT GTTGGGTGCGAAGGCTGGGAAATGCTACAAGCTCGCCGATCAAGCTCGCCAAGCATTGAACGAACTGTATATTTTGATGTATCTCGGCATGAACTATAGCATCATCAGCGATAAGAACTTGGAACAGATGCTACTGAATGAAAAGTCACAGCGTGAGAGCTATCCCGTCGACGTTGAATTGCTGGACAACGCGAGTGTAGTCTTCAAAAATAGGCTAGAATTTGAACG GTATCTGAACGCACATTCCATTTATGGAGATTTTTTGGCAAAGACTGAATTAAAGGAGAGATGCAGGATCATTGAATCTGTTTTTGGTCTTTTTAAAGCTATTGACAATGATGAAATGATGAC CTACAAGTCGCTGCCAGTTTGGTTACGTCGCTTCACCCCTGCTTACATATTCGTGAAGATTCTCGGAGAAGGCATCACCGACTTAAAGAGAGACAAGACGAAAGCAACTCTCATCCACGACATTCTGTCTGCGCTTATTGAGCAAAACGTGTTCAGGCAACACAAGAAAGCGCATTGGATTGCGGAAAAGGCTCTTGTCTTGGACAAATTCTTGGGCGATGCGGATCAG gcaGCAAAAGTTTTGCTAGAAGGATTCAGCTCAAACCTACCGACTGAAGCCGAGCAGTTGCTGTACCCGCGGGCTCTTAGACTGGCGAAACGGAAAACAAACAAAATCGATGTAGTAACAGCAGACAAAATCGCAGTGTACGCGCAGAAAGTGGCCAATTGGGAGAAAGAGATATCGGCGAGGCACATTTATAAAGTACCCATGGA CAACTACGGCAAAGGCAAGCTGAAGTTTGAGGCTATCGTAGACGGAGCCCGCACAAAGCTGAGCGTGGAGGAGTATTGCATACACCACTACATCCACGTCGACTCCATGTACACGCACG GTGGGCACTGGGAGGGTAGGATAGTAACCACATTTTTTTTCCTCCTATTCTGGGACATAATCTATGCGCGCCTGCGCGGCGTGCGCGGCCTGTTCCTCTCGCGCTACCAGGCGCACCCACTAGACCTCTACACCGATAGCTTCTATGCGAACCGACAGCTCCTGATCGAGGACAGACTGAAGGAGATCGAGAAGTCCACGGAAGGGGATATGTTGGCCCGGATGCAGGCTACGTGGGATAACAGACCTGAAA CTGAAATATCGGGCATAAACCGCAGCATAGGGTGGGACAATGTAAGCGCGGTAGCGGCGTGCCTGGGCCCTCGCCGCGTGGCCGTGTTGTGTCGTCGCCTGGCCACGCGCTACCACTACGCGCACAGCGGGTTCCCAGACCTCACCCTGTGGAATGTTCACACTAAGCAG ATAGTATTCGTGGAAGTAAAGACTGACTCAGACAAACCGTCGATGAAGCAAATGCAATGGATGCACTACCTCAAAGACAATAAAATTAACGTCGAGTTCTGTTACGTAGGCGTTCACACCAAGAGCGCCCGCTCGAGGAACTGCGGCGAAATGGAATATTCTGAGGATGATGCTGATGATTAG
- the LOC123875944 gene encoding fanconi-associated nuclease 1 homolog isoform X1: MSQKEQSKLDRFFKVKHIVSAPTTTLMPGNKKRLNLSLSRTPMKSPKLLLEDHSVPAVIDLTSDDEMRDADELNCSGTSTVSYTSNTTITCSPANNTSPGTPKLFYPSSKGTFNLQSKKGNLSIKSSMKAKGNLDLSLESENVKDEEFKEKIKAIDDKNELNCSGTSATSNSSNTTITYSPAYNTSPGTPKLLSPSPKKKFYSPSKKRQLAIKSPVKAKRNLSLSLGSQDVKDEEFKEKTKGVDDKTIFLMKIVNECLNDRNLRLLISEKSLELFEKYMQAKPPGQRIVCRLYWQVEQWCRWNKIKNNACGNKEKKEKKEKQERTNIDSKVDIDDPVIQDVLNYLIENGFIAVAQYNGEKHDLNFDEMVKIVSREELEEICKGFKIKEKNKAKGIQLLKNFMQQKTNIASYFGGRSNNESRLLKVLGAKAGKCYKLADQARQALNELYILMYLGMNYSIISDKNLEQMLLNEKSQRESYPVDVELLDNASVVFKNRLEFERYLNAHSIYGDFLAKTELKERCRIIESVFGLFKAIDNDEMMTYKSLPVWLRRFTPAYIFVKILGEGITDLKRDKTKATLIHDILSALIEQNVFRQHKKAHWIAEKALVLDKFLGDADQAAKVLLEGFSSNLPTEAEQLLYPRALRLAKRKTNKIDVVTADKIAVYAQKVANWEKEISARHIYKVPMDNYGKGKLKFEAIVDGARTKLSVEEYCIHHYIHVDSMYTHGGHWEGRIVTTFFFLLFWDIIYARLRGVRGLFLSRYQAHPLDLYTDSFYANRQLLIEDRLKEIEKSTEGDMLARMQATWDNRPETEISGINRSIGWDNVSAVAACLGPRRVAVLCRRLATRYHYAHSGFPDLTLWNVHTKQIVFVEVKTDSDKPSMKQMQWMHYLKDNKINVEFCYVGVHTKSARSRNCGEMEYSEDDADD, encoded by the exons ATGAGTCAAAAGGAACAATCGAAATTAgataggttttttaaagttaaGCATATTGTATCTGCACCTACCACTACACTAATGCCTGGTAATAAAAAGAGACTAAACTTATCATTATCAAGAACACCAATGAAGTCACCAAAATTGTTACTAGAGGATCATAGTGTGCCAGCAGTGATAGATTTGACAAGTGATGATGAAATGCGGGATGCAG ACGAACTTAATTGTAGTGGCACTTCTACAGTTTCTTATACTTCAAACACTACTATTACATGCAGCCCTGCAAATAATACATCTCCAGGAACTCCAAAACTGTTTTATCCATCATCAAAAGGAACATTTAATTTGCAATCTAAAAAGGGAAATCTCTCTATCAAAAGTTCTATGAAGGCGAAGGGAAATTTGGATTTATCTTTGGAGTCAGAAAACGTAAAGGATGAGGAattcaaagaaaaaataaaagccaTAGATGATAAAA ATGAACTTAATTGTAGCGGCACTTCTGCAACTTCTAATAGTTCGAACACTACAATTACATACAGCCCTGCATATAATACATCTCCAGGAACTCCAAAATTGCTCAGTCCATCGCcaaaaaagaaattttattcGCCTTCTAAAAAGAGACAGCTTGCTATCAAAAGTCCTGTAAAGGCAAAGCGAAATTTGAGTCTATCATTGGGATCACAAGATGTAAAGGATGAGGAATTCAAAGAAAAAACAAAAGGAGTAGATGATAAAA CAATATTCCTTATGAAAATCGTTAATGAATGCTTGAATGACAGAAATTTACGGCTACTCATAAGCGAAAAGTCGTTGgaactttttgaaaaatatatgcAAGCAAAACCTCCGGGACAAAGGATAGTATGCAGACTGTACTGGCAG GTGGAGCAGTGGTGTAGatggaacaaaataaaaaacaatgctTGTGGTaacaaagaaaagaaagaaaaaaaagaaaagcaagAAAGAACAAATATTGATTCCAAAGTTGACATTGATGACCCCGTTATACAGGATGTGTTGAATTATCTCATTGAAAATGGCTTTATTGCGGTGGCGCAGTATAATG GAGAAAAACAcgatttgaattttgatgaaATGGTTAAGATTGTGAGTAGAGAAGAGTTGGAAGAAATATGCaaaggatttaaaataaaagaaaaaaataaagcaaagggcATACAACTATTGAAGAATTTTATGCAACAAAAGACCAACATCGCCTCATATTTTGGCGGAAGAAGTAACAACGAAAGTCGCCTTTTGAAGGT GTTGGGTGCGAAGGCTGGGAAATGCTACAAGCTCGCCGATCAAGCTCGCCAAGCATTGAACGAACTGTATATTTTGATGTATCTCGGCATGAACTATAGCATCATCAGCGATAAGAACTTGGAACAGATGCTACTGAATGAAAAGTCACAGCGTGAGAGCTATCCCGTCGACGTTGAATTGCTGGACAACGCGAGTGTAGTCTTCAAAAATAGGCTAGAATTTGAACG GTATCTGAACGCACATTCCATTTATGGAGATTTTTTGGCAAAGACTGAATTAAAGGAGAGATGCAGGATCATTGAATCTGTTTTTGGTCTTTTTAAAGCTATTGACAATGATGAAATGATGAC CTACAAGTCGCTGCCAGTTTGGTTACGTCGCTTCACCCCTGCTTACATATTCGTGAAGATTCTCGGAGAAGGCATCACCGACTTAAAGAGAGACAAGACGAAAGCAACTCTCATCCACGACATTCTGTCTGCGCTTATTGAGCAAAACGTGTTCAGGCAACACAAGAAAGCGCATTGGATTGCGGAAAAGGCTCTTGTCTTGGACAAATTCTTGGGCGATGCGGATCAG gcaGCAAAAGTTTTGCTAGAAGGATTCAGCTCAAACCTACCGACTGAAGCCGAGCAGTTGCTGTACCCGCGGGCTCTTAGACTGGCGAAACGGAAAACAAACAAAATCGATGTAGTAACAGCAGACAAAATCGCAGTGTACGCGCAGAAAGTGGCCAATTGGGAGAAAGAGATATCGGCGAGGCACATTTATAAAGTACCCATGGA CAACTACGGCAAAGGCAAGCTGAAGTTTGAGGCTATCGTAGACGGAGCCCGCACAAAGCTGAGCGTGGAGGAGTATTGCATACACCACTACATCCACGTCGACTCCATGTACACGCACG GTGGGCACTGGGAGGGTAGGATAGTAACCACATTTTTTTTCCTCCTATTCTGGGACATAATCTATGCGCGCCTGCGCGGCGTGCGCGGCCTGTTCCTCTCGCGCTACCAGGCGCACCCACTAGACCTCTACACCGATAGCTTCTATGCGAACCGACAGCTCCTGATCGAGGACAGACTGAAGGAGATCGAGAAGTCCACGGAAGGGGATATGTTGGCCCGGATGCAGGCTACGTGGGATAACAGACCTGAAA CTGAAATATCGGGCATAAACCGCAGCATAGGGTGGGACAATGTAAGCGCGGTAGCGGCGTGCCTGGGCCCTCGCCGCGTGGCCGTGTTGTGTCGTCGCCTGGCCACGCGCTACCACTACGCGCACAGCGGGTTCCCAGACCTCACCCTGTGGAATGTTCACACTAAGCAG ATAGTATTCGTGGAAGTAAAGACTGACTCAGACAAACCGTCGATGAAGCAAATGCAATGGATGCACTACCTCAAAGACAATAAAATTAACGTCGAGTTCTGTTACGTAGGCGTTCACACCAAGAGCGCCCGCTCGAGGAACTGCGGCGAAATGGAATATTCTGAGGATGATGCTGATGATTAG